Genomic DNA from Inediibacterium massiliense:
GGATCACTCTCCGTAGGTTGTTATCCTATTTTAGACAAAGAAGCAGGAATTTATGCTATTGTGTATAATTATATGAAAAGAAGAATCATATTATAATCAGGAGAGATTTCCATGTATACATTAGAAGAAGTAAAAGCATTTACTTATGGATGTAGAAAATGTAAATTATATAAAACAAGAACGAAAGTAGTATTTGGTCAAGGGAGCCCGTATGCGGATATTTTATTTATAGGAGAAGGGCCAGGATATCATGAAGATCAGCAGGGGAAGGCTTTTATAGGTCCAGCAGGAGAATTGCTTACAAAGGCTATAGAAGGTATTGGAATGAAAAGAGACGAGGTTTATATTGCAAATATTGTAAAATGCAGGCCTCCAAATAATAGAAATCCTCAAGATGATGAAATGAAAAGGTGTATACCTTATTTAAGATGGCAGGTAAAAATCATAAATCCAAAAATAATTGTGTGTCTTGGCTCTATTTCTGCAAAAAATATTATAGATCCAGATTTAAGAATTACAAAAGAAAGAGGAAAATGGTACTTCAAAAAAGGTATATGGATTATGCCTACCTTTCATCCTTCTGCTGTCCTTCGTGATGAGCTTAAAAAAAGACCATTTTGGGAAGACTTTAAGGAAATTCATAAAAAATGGGAAGAATTAAAAGGAGATCATGATGAAAAAAGATAAACTAAATTTATTAGAGGAAGAATGTATAAAGATAAGTACAGATCCTATTGTATTTGGAGAAGGAAATGTAGATGCTAAAATTATTCTTGTAGGAGAAGCTCCTGGAGCAAAAGAGGTGGAGATTGGAAGACCCTTTGTAGGGGCCGCTGGTAAAAATTTAGACCAGTTTTTAGAAATATTAAAATTAAATAGAGATGATTTATATATTACAAATGTAGTAAAAATAAGACCTTATAAAGTCAATGAAAAAACAGGGAGAAAATCAAATAGACCACCTAGTAAAGAAGAAATAGAAAAATATGAAGAATATCTTTTTGATGAAATTAAAATCATTCAACCTAAAATTATTGTAACATTAGGAAATGTCCCTTTAAAAACTTTATTAAAAGATAAAAAGGCAACTATTGGACAAAAGCATGGGAATCCCATAGATCAAGGAGAATATTTTATCTTTCCACTTTATCATCCTGCATCTATTATATATAGAAGAGAATTAAAAGAGGTATATGTAGAAGATTTATACAAACTTAAAGATTTTAAGCTGAGTCTGTAGACAAAGTCATAAAATTCGTAAATCCATAGTGCCAACGAAATTTTTTCATTTCATTTAAGATTTTCGTTGCTTAAACAACGTCACCAATTGTTCTTTATTTTTATGACCGTGCTAAAATATAGTTTGTATTTAGTTCGAGCCTAGGCATTTTGCCTAGGCTTTTTCTGTGAAAATAAATAAATGATGTATGAGAATGAGTAAAAATCAAAATAATAAAGAAGAGAAAATATAAAAACCAAAGGAGGGTATAAAATGGCAAAGAAAATGAAAACAATGGATGGAAATGAAGCTGCAGCTTATATATCTTATGCTTTTACAGAAGTAGCAACCATCTATCCTATTACTCCTTCTTCTCCTATGGCAGAAAAAGTAGATGAATGGGCTGCTCATGGAAGAAAAAATTTGTTTGGACAAACAGTAAGAGTATCTGAACTTCAATCAGAAGCAGGAGCAGCAGGGGCTATGCATGGTTCCTTACAAGGAGGAGCTTTAACTACTACTTATACAGCATCTCAAGGACTTTTGCTTATGATTCCCAATATGTATAAAATGGCAGGAGAGTTGCTTCCAGGAGTATTTCATGTAAGTGCAAGAGCATTAGCCTCCCATGCTTTATCTATATTTGGGGATCATCAAGATGTGATGGCCACTAGACAAACAGGTTTTGCTCTTTTATCTTCAAATAGTGTACAAGAAGCAATGGATTTAGGTGGAATTGCCCATCTTGCCGCTATAAAATCTAAGGTACCTTTTTTGCATTTTTTTGATGGATTTAGAACTTCTCATGAGATTCAAAAGATTGAGATGATTGATTATGAAGATTTTAGAAGATTATTAGATATGGGTGCAGTAAAAGAATTTAGAGATCGTTCATTAAATCCTGAAAGGCCTGTTCTTAGAGGAACTGCTCAAAATCCAGATATTTATTTTCAAGAAAGAGAAGCATCAAATGTATTTTATGAAAAGGTACCGGATATTGTAGCAGATTATATGAAGCAAATTAGTGATATTACAGGAAGAAAATACAAACCATTTGACTATTATGGACATAAAGATGCGGAGTATGTAGTTGTAGCTATGGGATCTGTTTGTGAGACTATAGAAGAAACAGTAGATTATTTGATTCAAAGAGGAGAAAAAGTAGGACTGATTAAAGTAAGACTATATAGACCTTTTTCAGAAAAATATTTCTTTGAAGCGATGCCAGAAAGTGTAAAGCGTATTGCTGTATTAGATCGCACAAAAG
This window encodes:
- a CDS encoding uracil-DNA glycosylase encodes the protein MYTLEEVKAFTYGCRKCKLYKTRTKVVFGQGSPYADILFIGEGPGYHEDQQGKAFIGPAGELLTKAIEGIGMKRDEVYIANIVKCRPPNNRNPQDDEMKRCIPYLRWQVKIINPKIIVCLGSISAKNIIDPDLRITKERGKWYFKKGIWIMPTFHPSAVLRDELKKRPFWEDFKEIHKKWEELKGDHDEKR
- a CDS encoding uracil-DNA glycosylase; this translates as MKKDKLNLLEEECIKISTDPIVFGEGNVDAKIILVGEAPGAKEVEIGRPFVGAAGKNLDQFLEILKLNRDDLYITNVVKIRPYKVNEKTGRKSNRPPSKEEIEKYEEYLFDEIKIIQPKIIVTLGNVPLKTLLKDKKATIGQKHGNPIDQGEYFIFPLYHPASIIYRRELKEVYVEDLYKLKDFKLSL